The window TTTTTCGTCGTTGGTTATAACCGTATACTCGGCATCAGTATCAAACACTACGTGTTTGTTTGTTAAAATCAAACCATCGGGATGGACAATTGAGCCGGATCCGCCACCGATTTTTACTTTTTCTCCTTCAACACCATGAACCTTGTGATGGGGGTGGGGGATAAGCTGATCATCATTGTCAAAATCCTCACCGCCGTCAGGCATACCAGGAATTTCTTGGCCGGGCAGACCCTGGCCTGGCAAACCGAATGGCATAAATGGCCCAAAAAATGGCATCATCGGCATACGTTTAATCTTGGGCAAGTGCTTTGAAATAACGATGCTGACCACCGCTGGCAGTACTTTTTTGACCGCTTCTATTGTTTGTCGTTCTATATTTTCCATGATAAAGATTATAACATGGCGTGCAAAAAACTTACAAGAGAATTTTTCAATAGGCCCACCCTGAGCGTAGCCAAAGAATTGCTTGGCAAGTTTTTGGTTAGAAAAACTGGTAGAAAAGTTGTGGCGGCGATGATTACCGAAACCGAGGCCTATTGCGGGCCACGAGATCTTGCCTCCCACGCATCGCGAGGCAAAACAAAACGGACGGAAGTAATGTTTGGCCCGCCCGGTTATGCTTATGTTTATTTAATCTACGGCATGTATCACTGTTTTAATATCGTCACCGAACGTGATGGTTATCCCGCAGCAGTTTTGATTAGGGCCATTGATGTCTCGAGCATCAACGGCCCTGGCAAGCTGTGCCGCTATTTTCAAATAGATAGAACTCTCAACAACAATGACCTGTCAAAAAATAACAAACTTTGGATTGAAGACCGTGGCACCAAAATCAGACAAAACCAAATCACACGTTCGCCCAGAATAGGAGTGGATTACGCCGGCAAGTACAAAGACAAGTTGTGGAGGTTCTGTGTTAAAAATTGACTTTTTGTAATTTTATTGATAAATTTACAACCAAAAGTTGCTTTGAAAATTTAGAAAAGGGACCGAGCATGCGCAACGAAATTAAAGTTGGCATTCTTCCAAATGGTGTGCGTTTTTATTCTCAATATGACTGGTCCGGCAGCAGCAATCTGGCCGGCATAGGCATAAAAGCTGGCGCGATCCATGCGCCACCAGGCTATACCGGACTGCCACACTTAGTAGAGCACCTGCTTGCTAGAGAATCCTTGAAATACACACTCGGTGAGGTAGACCTTGCTTTTGAAAAATTTTTGGGTGGCCCCGACGATGACATCAATATAAGAATAGACCGGGTTAGCACTCACTTCGGCTTTGGTAATTTATTAAGAAGAAAGGATATGTTTTTTTGCTTGGATGTTATGGCTTACTTTTTACGTGACAAGATTGTAACCACTGAAGGGATTGATGTGGAAAAGGCAGCTGTCCTTAATGAATATTGCTTGCGCGGCACTGACGTAATGCCGGTCTTGCTGGACGATTTATTGCACCAAACAGCCTATGCAACCAATCCTGCAAGGCTTAGGATAGATTGTGAAAAAGAACATTTAGAAAAAATGCAACGTAGTAAAATAACAAATTTTATTAAAAAACATTATGTTACTGACAATATATTTCTAATAGTCTTCGGCCCAAAATTTGAAGAAGTGAAGGAATTGGCCAAAATGTATTTCGGCGATTGGTCTCAAAAATCTCGGCCCCAGTTGGATTACGATCACTCCGATGATTTTCCCACCATAACCTCTGTCAAATCATGCGAGGTGGAAAGAAAAATTAGTCAATGTCACCTTGCTTTGGGTTTTTACACTGAAAATTATATGGGTAAAAATACCGAAATACTCACAGTTTTAGCAAGAATATTGGCTTTTCGCTTACGGCACCGGCTTCGCGACGGCAACCGCAATTTTAATGAGGGCGTATACCGAGTTAATGTTGACGTTTCCAAGTCGTTTGTTCACGGTTTATTCTGTATTACATTTGCTTCAACAAGCGAAGAGTTTGTGAAAAAAGGAGAAGATATTGTTTTGGAAGAATTGCGCAAACTAAAAGAAGTACCCGTTGATAATCGCCAATTAGATGCCGCACTCTACCGCACAGATACGGTTTACCTTGAAGCGTTTCGCAAAAATCCCGATATCCTAGCTGAAATGGTTATAGAAGCAGCATGCAACGGCGACGAGGATTTAACACATCTTCATTCCTTTAGAGAAAGGCTGGGTAAAATTACAAGGAAAAAACTGCTAAGTGTCGCCAATAAATATTTCACTCCCAATTATATCAAAGTCATCATTAGACCCGCCTAGCGGGTTTTTGTTTGCATTAATTTTCCCTTAAGAGTAACTTAAATCTTAAAATTGATCATTAAAATCAGGAGGCCGAAATGGCCAACATTCCCGACGCGGAAATAAGTGGAGACGAAAATCACATAATTTTCAACATTGAAAAACGTCGAATTTATATTTTCCGTGTAATAGACAGAGACGCCACCTTGGAAATGCAGTCGCTTTTGGATGAATTCAAAGAAAATGGCGATGCTACTAAAAAAGATTCGGTACCAATTACGATAGTCATCAACTCTCCCGGCGGTTCCGCATTTCAGGGTTTGGCAATTTATGACCTGCTCAAATCAAGTGGATTTAAATTAATAACAATTATATTGGGGGAGGTAGCCTCGGCCGGAGTGGCCATATCTCTTGTCGGCGACCAAAGATGGATGCACAAAAATGCTGTAATTCACTTTCATGCTGCCGCTTTCCAATTTGAAAACCCCAAAGAAAGGTTAGAACGATTTGAAAGAGATATAATGCAAAAAGAGGTAAGAGTTGTAGAAACCCTTTATGAAAACATCTACCTGGCCAATTCTAAACTTACTAGAAAAAAGCTGAGGGAATTAGAGTTGCACGAGGATTGCCTTACTTCTGACCAGGCATTAAAATTTGGACTTGTACACAAAATTATTAGCTAGGGATAGGATAGATAGATAGACGCTTACCGCGTCTTTTTAATTTGTCATTGGGCATGTTAGGATTTATGTATGATTAAGGATTTACTTAAAAATTTAGTCATCAAAACTTTGAAAAGCCAAAAAAATTGGCCGAGTTTTGATGTCTATGAAATTACAATAGAGAAACCGGCCAACCAACAGTTCGGGGACTATGCCACAAACATCGCATTCAGATTAGCCAAACAACTTGGCAAACCGCCGCAAGAAATAGCACAATTTTTAGCTGATGAAATTTCTAAAATCAAACCAGCCGAAATTGTCAAAGTTGAAGCTAACGACGGGTACGTTAACTTTTTCTTAAGCAGTGAGTTGCTCCGCCAATCACTGGCTGATATTTATAAAACTCGGGGATCTTTCGGCAAACTAAACATCGGCCGAAAACAGAAAATAATAGTTGAGTATTCCCAGCCCAATATCGCCAAGCAGATGCACATCGGCCACTTGCGGACAACTGTGCTCGGCGATGCCTTGGCTAACATTTATGAGATGCTGGGTTATAAGGTAATACGCTGGAACTACCTCGGCGACTGGGGCACACAATTCGGTAAACTAATCACTGCTTACAAACTCTGGAGTGTCCAACTTAGAGGCTCAGCCTCTAAGTACTTAGAGGCTGAGCCTCTAAGTAATAAAAAACAGCTAACAATCAGGGTTTTGACAGAGCTTTACGTCAAATTTCACAAAGAATTAAAAGAGCATCCTGAGTTGGAACGCCAGGGACAGGAAGAATTTGCAAAACTGGAAGCCAGTGATAAAGAAAACCACAAGCTGTGGGAATGGTTTCGCAAACTATCTATCAAAGAATTTGAGAATATTTATAAAACACTGGGAGTTAATTTTGATATTTGGCTCGGGGAAAGCAATTTTGAAAAAGACCTCAAGCCATTGGTTAACGATCTCCGCAAGCGGGAGATTGCCGAAATTGGCGAAGAAGGAGCAATTATTATAAAACTAGACCGATTTAACCTACCACCGGCGTTGATACAAAAAGCTGATGGGGCAAGTTTGTATCTCACACGTGACATCGCGACTCTCAAGTACCGCTTAGCTAAATATAAACCGGCAAAACTTCTTTATGTCGTCGGCAATGAGCAATCTCTGCATTTTGAACAGCTTTTTATGATTGCAAAAGTCTTAGATTTAAACACATCCCAACTCCTTCATATAAAATTTGGCTTGGTACTCGGGGAGGACAAGAAAAAAATGTCCACGCGAGAAGGCGAGGCAATCCCGCTTGAAGAAGTAGTTGAAAAAGCCATTAGCTTGGCCCGAGATATTGTAGAAAAAAAGAGTCCGAACATTGCCGAAAAAGAAAAATATCATATCGCTCAAACCGTTGCTCTTGGCGCACTTAAATACGAAATGCTCAAGGAGCACCGCAATAGCGATATCGTTTTCAGTTGGGACAAAATGCTAGATTTCAGCGGTAACAGTGCACCATATTTGCAATACACTTATGCGCGATTATCAAGTATACTGCAAAAAGCCGGCTGGACTTGGAGGTTGAGCCTCCAAGGGAGGCTCAACCTCTCAAAACTCGGTGAAAAAACAGAGTTGGCCATCATGAAACATCTTTTGGATTTCCCCGAAGTCATCACCGATTCTGCTCGCACTAATCTGACCAATAATCTTGCTCTCTATGTTTATGAACTTGCCAACTTGTCCAACCAATTTTATGAAACCTCACCAATTCTCAAAGACGACAATACCTCCCGCCGGAACGCCCGTCTCGTACTCATACAAACCACGGCCTCTGTTCTCAAATCCGGCCTTAATCTGTTGGGTATAGAAGTCCTAAATAAAATATAATTGAATAAATATCGATTTTTCGCTATAATTTTTACTAATGGCCGATTTTGATTTCCCCAAAGTAGAGGAAAAAATCCTCCATTTTTGGAAAGATCGGAAAATTTTTGAGAGATCTCTTGAAAACCGCGAACACGCGCGGCGGTTTGTTTTTTTTGAAGGGCCGCCGACAGCCAACGGCAAACCGGGCATACACCATTTCCTCGGCCGCATATTGAAAGATCTTTTTGTCCGCTACAAAACTATGCGGG is drawn from Candidatus Yanofskybacteria bacterium and contains these coding sequences:
- a CDS encoding DNA-3-methyladenine glycosylase, with the translated sequence MACKKLTREFFNRPTLSVAKELLGKFLVRKTGRKVVAAMITETEAYCGPRDLASHASRGKTKRTEVMFGPPGYAYVYLIYGMYHCFNIVTERDGYPAAVLIRAIDVSSINGPGKLCRYFQIDRTLNNNDLSKNNKLWIEDRGTKIRQNQITRSPRIGVDYAGKYKDKLWRFCVKN
- a CDS encoding insulinase family protein, translating into MRNEIKVGILPNGVRFYSQYDWSGSSNLAGIGIKAGAIHAPPGYTGLPHLVEHLLARESLKYTLGEVDLAFEKFLGGPDDDINIRIDRVSTHFGFGNLLRRKDMFFCLDVMAYFLRDKIVTTEGIDVEKAAVLNEYCLRGTDVMPVLLDDLLHQTAYATNPARLRIDCEKEHLEKMQRSKITNFIKKHYVTDNIFLIVFGPKFEEVKELAKMYFGDWSQKSRPQLDYDHSDDFPTITSVKSCEVERKISQCHLALGFYTENYMGKNTEILTVLARILAFRLRHRLRDGNRNFNEGVYRVNVDVSKSFVHGLFCITFASTSEEFVKKGEDIVLEELRKLKEVPVDNRQLDAALYRTDTVYLEAFRKNPDILAEMVIEAACNGDEDLTHLHSFRERLGKITRKKLLSVANKYFTPNYIKVIIRPA
- a CDS encoding ATP-dependent Clp protease proteolytic subunit is translated as MANIPDAEISGDENHIIFNIEKRRIYIFRVIDRDATLEMQSLLDEFKENGDATKKDSVPITIVINSPGGSAFQGLAIYDLLKSSGFKLITIILGEVASAGVAISLVGDQRWMHKNAVIHFHAAAFQFENPKERLERFERDIMQKEVRVVETLYENIYLANSKLTRKKLRELELHEDCLTSDQALKFGLVHKIIS
- the argS gene encoding arginine--tRNA ligase, which produces MIKDLLKNLVIKTLKSQKNWPSFDVYEITIEKPANQQFGDYATNIAFRLAKQLGKPPQEIAQFLADEISKIKPAEIVKVEANDGYVNFFLSSELLRQSLADIYKTRGSFGKLNIGRKQKIIVEYSQPNIAKQMHIGHLRTTVLGDALANIYEMLGYKVIRWNYLGDWGTQFGKLITAYKLWSVQLRGSASKYLEAEPLSNKKQLTIRVLTELYVKFHKELKEHPELERQGQEEFAKLEASDKENHKLWEWFRKLSIKEFENIYKTLGVNFDIWLGESNFEKDLKPLVNDLRKREIAEIGEEGAIIIKLDRFNLPPALIQKADGASLYLTRDIATLKYRLAKYKPAKLLYVVGNEQSLHFEQLFMIAKVLDLNTSQLLHIKFGLVLGEDKKKMSTREGEAIPLEEVVEKAISLARDIVEKKSPNIAEKEKYHIAQTVALGALKYEMLKEHRNSDIVFSWDKMLDFSGNSAPYLQYTYARLSSILQKAGWTWRLSLQGRLNLSKLGEKTELAIMKHLLDFPEVITDSARTNLTNNLALYVYELANLSNQFYETSPILKDDNTSRRNARLVLIQTTASVLKSGLNLLGIEVLNKI